The following nucleotide sequence is from Ornithodoros turicata isolate Travis chromosome 2, ASM3712646v1, whole genome shotgun sequence.
GTAATTATTACGGCTTCATCATGAAACACACAACTGTACGCGAATAATCGTGCTTCACACGCTCCCAGAGCCATTGTCAGTAAAGGTTGGAAAGTACTGCACTTCGGGTTTCAAAGTTTCAAGTTTCAAAAACAGTTGCAAAATGCATAGTGTTAAACGTATGCAGCAAATATCCCATGGAAAGCTACAGTATAGAGCCCGTAGACCTTTGCAAGAAGCACGAAAAATACAATACGTAGCCATTTAAACAGCAAAAGCAACGAGATGTCTATTGAAGTTTCCCCGTAAAATCCCCGTACCAAATTAATAACTCGAAGCACACAGCCACTTAGTCAGATTTTTGCTCGAACAATGTTTACTTAATACTTAATACATAATGCGATACTGAATGAGTATTTGTAATTTTAACGATGTCATTATTTCTATCCTTTCTGTTTTATTTACGTGCTTTGCGGAGGAGCCTACCCCGACTTTATCGggactcacatctccatatttgtttttctttttttctttttttcaatcaatcaattattttcATGATGCCAAGTTTTCATGGCGACGACCCCGCCAGTAAGACGCTACATGTTGCACAACGACCCATTTCGGAAATTGTATTATCCTCGCGCATAGTTGATTTCCCCTCTGTCGCCTTTGCAGGATTTGACTTTCGCTTAACTTTCGAGGCCTTTTATCCAATAATCCATGTGAGTACCTCCGGACATTTTTTTGTGGTCCTCGCGTGACTCGACGGCTGTGTGGGAAGCTCTTATCTCAGAATAGCTATTTGTTTAAGGCTATAGCGTGAATAATACTAAAGACTAAACAAATGCATTTTGCATTTGGTAATCTTAGGACAGTATTCGTTTTAGTAATTACAACTATGCATGTAATTAAGTACGTCAGCGGTGAAGAACCTTAAGCTATCATCACTTAATCTGATAGTAATCATTTATCTGTTCTTGTTATTATAGTTGTACATAACTGTGCGTGGTTACAACGACAAAAGTATCGCACTACCTAGAAGACTGCTTTTAACCGATCATATAGGATATATAAGCTCGAGCTTAACTTGATTCAGCCACCTATATTTGCCGAAATGTCTTGTGCCTGTTAAACCTTTTCAGCAATGATCGAGCTCCTGCTGTCTGTCTGATCTATGGAGTACAATTGTAAGATCCAACAGTGTTTGTCTGGAGACGTAATGATGAATCGGTGTATACTAAGAGTCACATGAGGCCTCTTCCCCAATCCATTTAGCAGTTTTTTTGTTGGGTGGTCTTACCATGATATATTGCCTATCACGAAACACATGGACATCCATTATGTTTTCGGTGCGAGTATATAAACCGCACCGTGTGTTTGCACACTGGAAAAGCGCTTTAGAAACCGCTATCTTTGCATCGCTCTCTTTAGCTTCCCGGCCTGATGGGGAGTCAGTTACCCTGTTTTGATGTCGTGTCCAACAGATGGTGGCCCAACAATGCCAGTGACACCCCGAGTGTCGCGTCTGCCTCAATGTCATCCTTTTATGCTCTGTGGTCTAGTGACGGTTTACGATCGTGCAGCCTGATAACTGAAGAGTATATAAAAGACAGCACTTACTCGGCTTGGGCACGTTCCTCTTGACTTGCATCCACTTGTAGGTGGGCACTGGCGCTGGTTTGGGCTGCGAGAGGCCCGGCCTGGATAGCGAGCCTTGGAAGCCCGAGCCGTTGTGCTGGCAACTGGCATCCCGCATCACATCGTAGCTGTCAGCGTAGGCGCCGTATCCATTTCGTCGTTGCAGTGACAGTGGGTCCAAATAGGGCGCATAAGTGTGTGGTCCAACGGCACGGTCCGAGTGGAGGTGGTCGGCCTGGGGAGCAGGGGCCGCGTGGTGCACTCCGGTGACTGGTTCCCCCATGTGAGTATAGTCCAGGTTGCCTCGGTACGGAAAGGCCGCAGCGGTGGGTGCTGGCCTAGGGCTTCCTGCGCCGCCCGGAGATCCGTAACCCCCGGGGGCGGCCGGGTGCATGGTCGCGCCGCCGCCACCACCACTGCCCCGGTGGAGGTATCCGGCGGCtgcagcggcggcggcggcctGCTGATCAAGATTCGTGTAGCTGAGCCCGTTGTTGTCATTGATGATTTGGTGGTGACTCATGTCTCCGTGGAGTGGTGGTGTTCGCGGATCCGGGAAGGCAGCCATGGTCCCGTAAGGGTTGTCTGGTGGTCCCGGGAAGTACACTTGATGGGTCGTGTGCAGGTCGTATGGCTGTGACGGGTAAGGTGCCGTCGCCCCGTCGGCGTTGTGACACATGCTCGCGTAGACGACATTAGAATTCATTATGCGGCCGGCCCCCGAGCGACCGCTGCTTTTGCCGCACGGGAGGACGAGCCGCAAATTAGCTCGGCCACTCGCGGATAAATCGGAAAATAAATGGATGCTAAATCATTGGCAACAGTTGACAGGAAATATGAGCGGTAAATAAATCACGTGACAGCCCCAAAACGAGCCAATGAGGAGCGGTTTCGCCGCGGCTTCTCCACCTCTCCAAAGAAGTCCCGCGCTGTGATAGATGGCCCCCACAGGCCTCCTCGCACTCCAAAGCTGAGACCAGCCCGCAGAACAGTTGCCTGTGATCACCTCCGTAGGGTCATCGCTGCTGCTTCAGGACCATACTCGCAGATGACTCGTGATCCAAGCTGGTAGCACAACACGGCCCGTCCCCATGGTAACCTGCGGACGAGCGCAAGTCAGGGCATCACGTACGAACAACGTTCAGCGACTGGGACGAGGTGAGCGACGCACGTTGCTTTCACATTCTCCGTGCTCAGAAACGAGCGGCGTGCGTGGTTGTTGGGAAAGAGCGTCTCGCGTGCGTGGCGCCGCGGTGGGAGCGCGCGCGCTGCCCCGATCAATCCCTCCACTGGGGAGGGGCGGTAGGCTGGACCAACAGTAATGGGGGCTCGGCTTCTTGCCGCTGCGACTGGGGAGCTCGTTAGGCCGCTCCTTTCCCAGGCGAGTTTTTTTATGGCCTCGTGAGAGCACGCCTTCGCGTTCGCGCAGACGCTGCTCGCACCAGTTTGAAAATGCGCGCGAGTTGGCCAGCCAACACGCGGTGACATTTGCCCCAATGGGTACATGTTACTATTTTAGTTCTTCTGTACGagtagagcactgcagcagCTGCTCTGTTTTTGCCTTTGGGGAAATGTGGAGTCTGTTCTCGATGATTGACAACGACCTGGTTTGAAACATATTCGATCGCCTGTAGCCGGTAGATAAACAGCTGGAGATTTATTCGCTCTAGTGACACCGTGTGGTTCGAGATTTCAGTAGACGCTGTCGCATCGTGGACGTAACATTCGCTCgcagatttttatttttatttttttcccatcAGGTGGAACGCAACTGCCGCAGTTTCTCATCATGCGACCTCACGTTGGCCAGTTGACACTATAGCTGCTGCTGATGCTGCACGATGCTCGATGCACGATGCTCGATGCACGGTGCTCACGACACTGTAGCTGATCGCGATTGCAATTCTGATTATTGATTGATGATATAATCATTAGATGCGGAACAAACGCACTCATGTGTGTAGTTGTGGCAAACGGTAGAATATGCAACAATAtcgcttttttgttttttctctcctttgCCTTCTCCGCCGTTGATGTTAATGCACGGGTTACATGGTGATACGCGTATTGGTATGTACGTCGCGGCTCTGTACATTTGTCGTTGTTATACCCTACTTTTTGCTTCATGCTCCTCACCCGATACTAAAGTCAGCATGCATGGTGTACCTTGGCCCTTGCCTCTGAATAACGTCGGAACCATACGGTATTTTATTTCGTTTGGCACACCACTCGCTCCGAAATCATCACGCTGTACACTAATACGAACACTTTCACAGTTGCAATTGGATATATCCAGTTGTAGTATTACTTTAAACACCGCTTCTGCTGCGTGATTCACGTGAACTGAAAGAACGAGATAAGTAAATATATGCTATGCAAATCCTGTAAGTCTCGCGTGTATGCGAATTTGTGTAGTTTCGTCGCTGCCTAAATCATGGTATTTACTTCGCTGCTCTTTGACAATTAGAAAGCATAACATGCACTTTCGTTGTACCGTTTTTAGTAAACAGCAAGCCTTCCAAAGGGAAATGCAGAGCGTCAACGGTCCCTCGACCGCTCAAGAAAATGGCAGAATAGCGTATTGGCAATGCATTTTTTCGTAATTTACAGAAATAAATCTGAAAACTGCAAATTGTTTACACGATTTTTAGCGCTCCATACGTATAGTTGACGAAAGTTCCCTCATCTACCGTGCCAGCGGTATTTTTTACGGAGCGGAAGAAATGCCGTACTTTATCTTCGGTAACCCTGGATGTTAAGCTTTTCATTCACGAAAAGTACGGGCCGCACATTCTTCGCATTCAGTGACTATTTGTATTCACACCGCATCTATTTTCACCGCACGCGTGCGCGCCTTATACTATTTGTCCCGCGTGGTGGGAAGCTGTTTCCTTCCTTCCCGAGGATCATTAGTCATTTCACCGCTAATGGTCAACGTCTCTCCCAACAGCCGCTTTGAAACGATTTGTTATAACGGAAGGGTATGCGCTTTGTCCGCTGGTTGATTATGTCGTTATATGGAGATGCATCGCCGCTTGTTGGTGTAAGTAGCCCATTTGCTCACCTTTCGCTCAGCTGTCCTCGCTATATCGATCTTTGCTTCTTCTTTCCACCTCATAGTGAGTCGTTGTTCTTGCAACCTGTGGAATGACagattgtgtgtatgagaggGGACGTCTGTAGAAGAGCAAGGGGGATTCCCAAGTGTGCGGTAGCTTCGGGCGCCTTCCACCAAGTTCAGGCGCAAAGATGACGGGGCATTTAGATGTGTAATGTTTGTGGAGCATGATTGTGGTAAGGGCTACAAGGCAACAGGCATTGGTTCTCGGTCACGTGTTAAGCCATTATTGTATAAACAAATAATTCTTCTATAAGTCTTCTATAATAAGTCTTCTTTGAACTACCTTGAGTAGTTTTAGTTAATAGTGTTAATAAAGTTTAGTTAATAGTTAACTTAGTTAATAGTTAACTGCGAATCATGTTACGCTCATCGCTTACTATATTTTACGTATACCAtaaaagtgattttttttttcgtatgttTCACGTGCGcttccaaaatcgcgaatttaaaggGTCTATAAAACGTCTTACGTTCGGCCAGCGAACGGTTTCCCCGtgaaataattttaaaaaagtACTGAACGTTTTCGAAGCTCATACACCTGACAATGCAACACGGTGGGGGGCTGCGCATAGGTGTCGCGCGGAAAAACTTGATCATACGGCTGTGCACGATTACGTCACTGACGACTTCATCGGTCACCGGACGTACGCACATGATTGACCGACGCTCCTTTCTACGAGCTGTGTGCAAACGTAACGCAAGGAGGCACCCACTACAATGCCCGTACGTAGAGCTAAGAAACGAGAGAAGGAACGTGAAAGAGAAGAGAGGGTAAATTCAACACAGCGAttacataaataaacaaacaaataaacaaataacaGCCTAGTTTAAtcgccagaaaaaaatattgtatACGGTGGAGTCTTGTCCTGTGTTgtacgtttgtttgttcgtcCCCCTGTCTACCCCAAACTCAGGGATATGTCGCACGCGTTTGGTATACGTGTTTCCCGACAAGGAACAACCGTTTTCACCAAATATTTTACGGGGTGTTGCGAGAAATTTCATAATCTCTCTAGGTTCTCGCGAATATGTTCCACATCCATTAAGATGTTTTTCAGTCTGTATGTCGCTGCTCCAGACTCCTCTCCAAATAACATGATTTGTTTGTAGTTCCACCTTCTGAATTTTGGAGTCAGGataattttcattaaaaaaattaGCTCTGAATCTCCTTGATATAGTAGCGCTCAGAACCTTGTAAACActagacaactgatgttctgaggctggaacaacatacaagggacaaatacatacaaagcctcacaTCTTCCATCTTTCATTGTAAACACTGTTAATTGGAGTCACGTTAGTAACCCGCACTGCTGCGGCCATGGCTGCAACCATGGCTGCAACCAATCAAACCCGACACAATCCGATCCAATTTGTTGAAACGGAAAGCCGCGTCTATGCTAAAGCTTTATTTCGCAAAACTTGTGTTCTGtaggctattcctgttgtggcAATGCCGAGCGGTCTCGGGTTACTCGCCCTTGCTCTCGTTGGTGGTTACtccaaggccgtgctgaagactgagaggtggtgggttcgaaccctactaccggctgtgctgtctgacgtaTGGGTTTTCAGGCAGACTtcccagacggatgtcggcccagttcccccgaagtcggcccaggacccatACTACCCCCCCTGTTCCCgcaatccttcctgctgtttTCCCTCTATCTGTCCAAAGCCTGTGTGCGCCACTCATAGCAACAGGtgcttcgcggcgataacacggaacaaaagaaaaaggaaaacatttCCGCTGTTGGCTGCACAATGCAAGAACCCAAAGAAATCCCAAACGTGTCGTACGTCACATTTCCGACTGACGCACGCTTGTTGTGGATGCAGGCTGTGCGTAGAGAATTCGCTGAATGGCTATCCACGCCCATCCTTTTATGACGTCATAGAAGAATTAAGGCAAAATGGCGACGACCCACGAGCTTCGACTAAGACTTCTACTTTTTGTAATAAATATGTTCGGTAAACAATGTGCAGTTCACGTACAGTGGGTCGTCTTGAAAATATTACAGTGGCTTcatatagtttcggaataccgGTGGAGCTGCACCTTATGTATCGAAGATGAGCACTGATTTCGGTCAATACTATCACTCAATCTTTTCATACCTTTATATGTGTAAAATGTATGCATCTAGCACTAtacgctttttttttacacgcAGTGAGTCTCGTTTCAGAGTTTTTGAAGGTGTAAATATCGTGTATTACGCGATGTCGTGATGAGGGTGTGATACAGGGtgtaatgcggtgaagttggatgttcaacatttattctttCTGCATTGAAACACTGAAACCAAATGAAACGTTGAAAACATAATTAAGGCGCAATACAGAAGCCCATGACCTGGATTGCAGTATATTTACTTGAATTGAATGATGGAATTATATTTACATCCTGTGTTCTTCCTGATCAGGGTCTCTCGCACTAACTGCACACAGTTTTTCGTGGTGCTGTTAATTATGGAATGTCTGATGCTCAACATACAGAAAGAAACGCACACGTTATCTTGACGGTTAGttaatactccaagcaattcctcaatTCAGTATTGTGTGTATGCGTACTCGTATGCgtacttagacacctcacccttcagtTTGTCTCAGAGACGAGCGGGACTCTTGAATTTCCGGAAGCTCTCAAGAGCAacacaagcaatatatagtatctgttttctcttggAGAGGAAACGCTACTCTTCGTTTTGAGCTACTTTTCGCTACTCTTCGCTACTCCTTCGCTGCTCTTCGTTTTGAgtgcgagagcagtactatttttgaagcgtgatatGGGCAaccattgcgcttgtcccatcctacggTTTTCAATACAAACGCTACTGCCTTTCTGAAATTTTTGGTCTATTATCCCATTTGTGTGATGTTTTATGCCCAACATTAAATTTAAGCGAAGGTCGCagtgcagaaaaaaaggaaacatttGTAGTGAAAGTAGGCACCTCATGCTTTTTTGCTtcatgttatatatatatatatattaatacaTTGTGCGTGGG
It contains:
- the LOC135386054 gene encoding homeobox protein Hox-B1a-like is translated as MNSNVVYASMCHNADGATAPYPSQPYDLHTTHQVYFPGPPDNPYGTMAAFPDPRTPPLHGDMSHHQIINDNNGLSYTNLDQQAAAAAAAAGYLHRGSGGGGGATMHPAAPGGYGSPGGAGSPRPAPTAAAFPYRGNLDYTHMGEPVTGVHHAAPAPQADHLHSDRAVGPHTYAPYLDPLSLQRRNGYGAYADSYDVMRDASCQHNGSGFQGSLSRPGLSQPKPAPVPTYKWMQVKRNVPKPIPKPDYGFNNGPNGTGRTNFTTKQLTELEKEFHFNKYLTRARRIEIATALQLNETQVKIWFQNRRMKQKKRMKEGLIPADGDRLSQASSPGKMSPPSPQHKDSQ